Part of the Usitatibacter palustris genome, CTCACCGTGCTCGTCACCCACCCCATCAGTGCCACGCTGCTTGCCATCACCGCGGTCGTGCTCGTCGGCCCGCGCGCGTGGAAGCTCCTGCGAAAGAACCGATCCTCCTAGAACGACCTCATGGAACTGCGCTTCGACCGCTTCTACCGCTACGCCGACCTCACCACCCACCTGCAAGGCTTCGCCCAACGGCACCCGGATCTCTTCGAGCTCGAGAGCATCGGCAAGAGCCATGAGGGCCGCGACATCTGGCTGGTCACGGTCACCAACACGAAGACCGGGCCTGCCGCCGACAAGCCGGCGTTCTGGCTCGACGGCAACATCCACGCGGGCGAGCTCACGGCCTCGACCGCTTGTCTTTACCTGCTGAAGACGTTCGAGGACCAGCACGGCAAGCGCGAGGACATCACGCGACTGCTCGACACCCGCGCTTTCTATGTCTGCCCGCGCATCAATCCGGACGGCGCGGAATGGGCGCTCGCCGACAAGCCCAAGTACATCCGCTCCTCGACGCGGCCCTATCCATTCGACGAGGATCCGGTCGAGGGACTCGACGTCGAGGACGTCGATGGCGACGGGCGCATCCTCTCGATGCGCATCGCCGATTCGAACGGCGCGTACAAGGAACATCCCTCGGATCCGCGCCTGATGACGCCGCGCGATCCCGCGGAACAGGGCGGCAAGTACTGGCGCATCGTCCCCGAAGGCACGCTCAGGAACTACGACGGCGTCGAGATTCGCGTGAACCGCGACAAGGAAGGCCTCGACCTCAATCGCAACTTCCCCGTCGATTGGCGCCAGGAGTTCCAGCAGTTCGGCGCGGGGCCGTATCCGACGTCCGAGCCGGAAGTGCGCGCGGTCGTCGATTTCATCGTGAAGCACCCGAACATCGGCGGCGGCGTTTCGTTTCACACGCACAGCGGCGTGATCCTGCGGCCGCTTTCCACGCAGGCCGACGACGAGATGCACGCCGAGGACCTCTGGCTCTACAAGCTCTTCGGCAAGAAGAGCACGGAGCTCACGGGCTACCCCAACATCTCCATCTTCCACGACTTCAAGTACCACCCGAAGCAGGTGATCACGGGTGCGTTCGACTGGCTGTACGAGCACCAGGGCGCGTTCTTCTGGACGGTGGAGATCTGGGCGCCGGTGAAGGAAGCCGGGATCGAGAGCTATCACTTCATCGACTGGTATCGGGAGCATCCGCCCGAGGATGACCTCAAGCTCATCGCGTGGAGCGACAAGGAACTGGGCGGCGAAGGCTACGTGAAGTGGTATCCGTTCAACCATCCGCAGCTCGGTCCCGTGGAGCTCGGCGGCTGGAACAAG contains:
- a CDS encoding M14 family metallopeptidase, whose translation is MELRFDRFYRYADLTTHLQGFAQRHPDLFELESIGKSHEGRDIWLVTVTNTKTGPAADKPAFWLDGNIHAGELTASTACLYLLKTFEDQHGKREDITRLLDTRAFYVCPRINPDGAEWALADKPKYIRSSTRPYPFDEDPVEGLDVEDVDGDGRILSMRIADSNGAYKEHPSDPRLMTPRDPAEQGGKYWRIVPEGTLRNYDGVEIRVNRDKEGLDLNRNFPVDWRQEFQQFGAGPYPTSEPEVRAVVDFIVKHPNIGGGVSFHTHSGVILRPLSTQADDEMHAEDLWLYKLFGKKSTELTGYPNISIFHDFKYHPKQVITGAFDWLYEHQGAFFWTVEIWAPVKEAGIESYHFIDWYREHPPEDDLKLIAWSDKELGGEGYVKWYPFNHPQLGPVELGGWNKLATFRNPPAKYIEREVKRFPEWIVWQALTLPRLELLKTEVESLGGDTWRVRIAVQNSGYLPSYVSKRALERKITRGVVYEIELPKGASLVGGKPRIEGLQLEGRANKVTLQAFLPDLHVTADRGQAEWTVRARKGTTIELVARHERAGKVKASLKL